The Anabas testudineus chromosome 3, fAnaTes1.2, whole genome shotgun sequence sequence ACAGCAGCAATTCAGAATGCTACACATGTGAAGAATTAACAGAGATGTTTGAGTAAAAGATGTTTGAGTAAAAAGTTCACATTTGTGGATTTAatggtttattttgttgttgctgtcttaGACCAGAACTAGTGTAGTGGCATGTTTTCCTCCCAGGTTACTGTCTGCCACAGGTAGTCATGTGACCTTGAAACAGGGTTTTGTCCAGTTCATTGTTCACTATGAACTGTTGACAGGGTTCATGAGCAAATTCACTGCGAAGCTGCACAGCTGAAGCTAAAGTCTAATTTGTTGCTATGCTTTGTAAACGTTGTCCTCTGTCATTCCTCACATAGGAAAAATTCATATTTCACATACTAGTtcatatttatatgtatgtataaataagTATGTAATAACCCTTTAATGATCACAGCTTCTTTCTGTGCATTAACCAGCCTGCATGTTGTTGGTCAGTGTCTGTGCACGTGGATATCGACTCATGGTGTCACAAGATGAAAGATGTAATCCAAAATATTGGTAGAACATTCTTCTATAAACCCCAGAGTTACTGGTTtaattcctggttcctcctgccTATATGGTGAGGTGTCCTtgaaaaagacactgaaaccatCATGTACTGCAGATGTCCTAACAATTTATTTTGCTTGTTTACGAGAAAACTCCACATGGCACAGCACAGATGGTGTCATCTTCAGGTTATATCttgtttctccctctgtcctgGCAATAGGAGCAGCAGCAAGATTACACATTTAATAGTTTGCAGATACAAATTCATTTTATCAGAGATGATTCAGTGCTAATGTTTGTGCATATTCTGTCTGATGAATGAGATCCATTGTGAACGAACAAGGCTTGTTGAGACAGATTCCTGCCTCAGTAATTGAGCGGATGTATGTGACAAGATCAGTGTTTGTCAGACACACAAGTAGATCAGTTGTGTGCACAACAAAAACTGGGCAGCAGCATGGAGAAAACATCCCAGATCTATGTGCAGCCAGCAGTGGTGCAGACTCTGTAGCTTTCTGTGTGGACTGACATAGAGCAGCAGTTTGCCAGCGGCTAGAAGTGCAGAGTTATGTAGACTCAAGTTTGATGCccaaaacatacatacacagacatattatgtgttattaagtgaatatttttattattatataatatttttattattatatttattatttattctaagTGTATTTAACATAAActatttgtatatgtattttattgcaAACTTGTGGCTCTGGAGAAGCTGaggaaatgaaatgtatttGCTGTTCAGTCAGTGAAGTTGAGGCACTTGAATTCTCTTCCATGTTGGCTTAAAAGTTGAGTTTCATAGTGCATTCTTGATGGGGGAGTCAACAGACagatttttgttattattttcttacaAACTTGAATGTGCTGAACTgatactgataataataatagtggCAAACAACACTTTCAATTTAGTAACAGATGACATTTGCCTTTCTCTGAAATAtccatatttttaaaatataattcacaATACAGGAATCATTAAATTAAAGCAGTATCCTGGATTAATACATGATTATTGTTAATTAGTGTCTGCTGATTTCCCACCTTTTGAAAAGGTACTGGCTGTTTGTAATCTTTCAATTTCTCTCTCCAGTATTTTCTGTAGCCGCCATCATTCCGTGCTGTAAGGGTGACCCCAAAATGTCTTCCAACGGAGACCTCAGCGACCCGGGGAGCTCTGAAAGCTTCTGGGAGGtacagtagaaacacacacattcccgACCTTGATCACCTGACTCTTAACCCTTTCTATAAAGCATGCCTAGAAGAAACACTTACAACCTGACTCATTCTCAGAGGTAAATGAGCCTGgctcttttattttaataatgctTGGATTGAAAAAGTAACCAGTTGCTTAAAAGAGTTGATTAGGAATGGGTTACAAAAAGACTTCAACTGTCTGACCTCCAAATTACTTGGTGGTCAGGAAACCTAAGATTAGAGACTAATTATCGGgtcattaaattaaacatttgacttagttacacattagAATCTAGAGACACAAAGTCATTTGTGCACTTGAATTATTCAACCAGACCAGATAGATTATGTCAGTGAAACCCCAAATTCATTAGCAAATGAGAGAGAGTCCTCGTTAATACTTGACGAGGTTATCAGAGCAGCTCACTGCAGCTTTCAGTCGTCAGGTGATGCAGTGTGACAGTCTGGGGTGTTTAGAGACACAGACTCATAATGAGTCCCTGCTGAATGACTGCCGGCTTAACAACACACCATGTGGAAAAACTGCACTCCACTGTCTCAGCTCTGTTATTGCactttcttttattattgttattatcttCTCTTTCTTATACTGTGATAACATATCAATGTGTCACCATACTAACAATACCATGTTGGCTTGGCAACATGCCTCATAGCAACATAGTGACTGGcataacaacagaaaaacatttcatttacagttttgcttttgttttctcactcattgtgtgtctgtgtgtcttatATTGCAGCCTGGGAACTACAAAAGGACTGTAAAGCGGATAGATGATGGACACCGGCTGTGTAATGAGATGGTCAGCTGCTTCCAGGAGAGGGCGAAGATAGAAAAGAGCTATGCTTTGCAGCTTAGTGACTGGGCCaagaggtggaggtgtgttGTAGAGAGAGGTAAgttcaaaaaaatatattttaatattcatttgaTTGATTGAAAAATTAACCCTAAAATGAGAGCCATGTTGACAAACAGGaacagtttgtctttgtcttttctgttttaaactaATAGAAATGGTAAGAATCCATTCACTGCTCCTTTCCCGCACTTAGGGCCTCAGTACGGTACCCTGGAGAAGGCGTGGCATGCCTTCATGCAAGCAGCTGATCGGCTCAGTGATCTGCATCTGGAGTTGCGGGAGCGGCTGGCGGGGGAGGACAGCGAGAAGGTGCGCAACTGGCAGAAGGATGCTTTTCACAAGCAGATGATGGGTGGCTTCAAGGAGACCAGGGATGCAGAAGACGGCTTCCGCAAAGCCCAGAAACCCTGGGTCCGCAAACTAAAGGAGGTGAGTAATTTCTGGACATTTCTGCAAACTGATGGTAAGATCTGTTAGTTACACATTGGCAttttgattttttgtttgtttgtttgtttgtttttttggcccTTTTTAGACCTAATTGATTAATTAGACAATCCTGGCACAATAATCGATAATGCTGTGACCTGACTCTGTTCACTATTCCTGTTTTCCTTTCCCTCCCCTATATAAGATAACTTTGTGAGTTTCAGCTGTGCTACATTGACTCTCTAGTCTAAAACCTAATGCAAGCTGTGAGTTTTACAAAAATACTCTTACAAAAAGTGTAAAACTGTGAGTGGGTATGTGTCAAGGTGGAGTCCAGCAAGAAGAGCTACAATCAGGCCAGGAAGGAGGAGTGGACAGCAGCTACCAGGGAAACGCACGCCAAGGCCGACCCGTCTAAGTCTCAAGAGGAAGTCCGCAAATATACGACGCGGGTGGAGCGCTGCAGCCAGGAGGCTGAAAAAGTACAGAGTTTactcacacacctacacataTAGATATGCAGCTTGTCTTGTAGGAGTCTCTACAAAattacttgtgtgtgttttttccttgaAACGTGACTGGGcttgtcttctctgttctctgctctgcacaaaacccaacagcagagaaaaagcTCCAGGTCCTGAAGAGGGAAATGATCAACTAAAAACAGGGAAATCCTGAGACACATACAGGATCAGTCAGGACACAGAGCTGTGTCACGCAACCAACcaaattcagttcaattttatttgtatagtgccaaatcgcaacagaagtcatctcaaggcactttacagtgtttaaggtttaagaccttacaaaaacCCAACGACTTCACTTGAACAAGCAcaaggtgacagtggagaggaaaaactctttaATGAAAGAAACCTACAGCAGAACCGGCCATCTGCCTTGcaactaaaaacaacaagaagcagcaaaaacattgggtgggttggtagggccagtaactttgtacagctccaaggctgagaatacctgcagaggagaacagagagagggagacggagaggaggaagcagaactACAAAAAGATGCAATGGTAACATTTAATGgacatagaggagagaggagaggagctcagtgtatcagtagaggtcccccagcagactaacctatagcagcataactaagagatggtccagagtcacctgatccatctctaactgtaagcttggaaaatatggaacaatGAGGTCTTTAGGATATGATGGAACTTGATTATTAAGtactttatatgtgaggagaagaacagagagagtgtgtgtgtgtgtgtgtgtgtgtgtgtgtgtgtgtgtgtgtgtgtgtgtgtgtgtgtgtgtgtgtgtgtgtgtgtgtgtgtgtgtgtgcgcgcgcgcgcgcgcaaATGGGTGAATTAGAAGTAGTGTAAAAGATCCAAGAGGTTACCTTCCTGAATACATTTAGCTATtaacagacacatttacatatcttcatctctcttcatcTATTATATCAAATGTtgtatcgtgtgtgtgtgtgtgtgtggtaggcGAAGGAACGCTACCAAAGGGCCCTAGAGGAGCTGAACCGCTGTAACCCTCGCTACATGGAGGACATGGAGCAGGTGTTTGACCTCACCCAGGAGGCGGAGGGGAAGAGGCTGCGCTTTTTTAAAGACGTTCTCTTAGACATCCACACGCATCTCGACCTGTCTGCCAAAGAAGGGtaggacacacaaacatacaacatcCACACATGGACAAATATACTAATACTATGATTGTGACCTATAACTTAGAACGATACACACAGAGATGTCATGGTTCAggcatgtgtgtctttgtgtatgtaCAGAAGAGTTAATAAAAAACTCAAACTGTTGTCCATTAACTATTGACCTCTAATTCTGTTTAAACAGCCGCTGTTACCACGCTAAATGTGATTGGTCTAGTTCAACAACATCTTTGTTCAAATATTGAACATATGAGAAGACATAAGAGGAACTTTTCAAACGAtggcttttttatattttatgttttaacctTTTGTTTCTTCAAGTTCTACTTTGCTGTAGTTGTTCTTTAAAATCAGTCAGATGTATTCAAGTACCAGATTCAAGTAATGACATGACCTGTCCTGCCCCAGTAACCTTAGTCCAAAGCCAAAGTCCAGACTCGGAATGAGCTCTCAGACTTTACTCCAACTCTACCAAAttacagttttctcttctaCATTTGTGACATTGTGTCATTTTTATAATTGACTTTAACATATCCAGTATTTCActggtaaaagaaaagaaagaaaaacaaaaatgtaatttgtgcagcagcattttttttctctctgttggtTTTAATGTAAGTGGTTTCACATGTTAAAAGCATGTTAAAGGGCAGTTTCTCAAATGAACAAACTCCCACCCTTGAGGTcgacaaaatgtttgtttgaggttttttaatgaattttaagAATGGTGACATCTGTCCTCCGTTGGCTCCAGCCCATAGATTTGACTGAGGACCAAGTTCAATGTTCAAGCAGTCCACAGGCATCTACTGTACTGCAGCTTCTAAAAGAGGGTAGATGCAGCTTTTTACTTCATATCCTCtcataaatgtaaacaaaccagCCCAGAACTGATAATAATGGCTAAAATATGCAACATACAATAGCTTTATCTGGAATTCTCCCTTTAAATGGAGGTTTCACCATGTTAGAGGCCCAGCCCCCAgaatacacacagtgtaatcaGGAACCTGCTGCAGTAAATATTTAGTGTATGAGCTCTGTAATTCTTCTATGTTGAGAGCAGGATTTAACAAATGCCACAATTATGTTTGGGTTTCTTtataaagctgcactaatcaataATTTTTTGTTCACAAATGAATGACGGGCGTCACTCATggtgacagagctgctgaaaaGTATCTCCTGACTCTGCAGTTGCACTTAGCTCTACAGAGTTTCTCTAGCGTCTTAGTGTTTTGATTTTAGCACAACTTCAttttaaagtagaaataaaaataaataaataaaataatgtttcgATTAGGTCTGAGGTCTCCAGGTGTGACAACAGTTCTCTTTACAGCCTGTTCTGTTGCCACCATGTGGTTGATTTAGCAATTGAATCAACACCACAGAAGTTGtaaatttaacagtgttttatcaaacatttcactgttgttAACCTTAATAGCATTGCCCCTTCTCTGCTCCTTGTATCATTTTGCTATGCAAGAATATAAGGAAACATTATTTAATGAATGTGAGCTCATTCCACTTCAAACTGGCTCAACTTTGCTTCACTATTTTGTCGGTTAGAGTTTAGTCGGGTTGAACTGAAGGAAAAAGGAGACGCGTCAGTTCACCGCTGGAAGTGAAGGCGTCTTGCCCTGTTTCCCATACATGTAAATGAGCTGCAAATATTTGTGCGTCCCTCTGTCCAATAGGTTCAAGGACTTGTACCGGGATCTGGGTCAGACGATCCGAGCAGCCAATGACACTGAAGATCTGAGATGGTGGAGAAACACCCATGGACCGGGCATGAGCATGAACTGGCCGCAGTTTGAGGTAGGGACACACACTATTTACTtgagtactgtgtgtgtgtgttgcagagacacaaactgaataTATAATGGTTTTCTAGTGAAAGACTTGTTGTGGGACCATGTGCAGTCAGTGGGGTCAGGAATGTCAGAATGCATACACACGCTCgtactaatacacacacacacacacacacacacacacacacacaatttttctgttgttgatgGAAATATACAACTTTGACAGTGGAGCTGCGACAGGGACAGTAAggacaaatatatatttaccaATTAAAAACTGATTCATGTGTTAATCACAAGTCATTGTGCTGAAGTATCTTAATTCAACATGTATTCTTGGTAAATCACATTTGTCTCACACAGAATTGTCTAgtgcacataaacataaaccATGTCATACCATGGTCAAGACacactgtaaagtaaaaaagcCAAATATAAGAGATTTTAAATAGGTAGTCGACTGTAGCTTCTTACTTACTATGGACATGAGAGCAGTATTCATCTTCTCCCTAAATCTCTGCAAGTTAATTTCCCAAAATGAAACCAATGAAAACACCTTTGTTAGAGCTTTACTGACTGAATATCAGTGACCAGAACTTTAACTTCGAATAGTTGCAGTTTCATGTCAGAGTGTGTTGAAAAGCACAGAATGTCCTGTTTGcaaaaatgtgagaaaacctGATATTATAACCGTCTGTGATCAGTTTCACACACGTATGTCCACACCCTCCTCACACTCTGTTCCTCATCCACAGTGAGGGAATAATTGTGATGCCTGTATTGttccattttctgtctgtgaaaaGATCTGCAGACCCAATTGTTAAATCATAATAGACATAATAGACAAAATCCTCTGGATTCCTGCCTCCCACCctccacttttatttttggctgTGTGTACGCTGCTTCAGACCTGGATCATCAAATTTCAAAATCCTACAAAAGAGATGACATCTAATACTCAGAAATGCAAGAAAAAGAGCACAGAAAAATGGcttgtagattttattttatcttttcaaatTTGTCTTTTCTGCAACTGAGTTAAGAAAATCACACCAACGTCACTGCTGAACTTTTCTTCCTGTTTCGAAAGCTGAACATATTCAGCTGTTAACTGCTAATAACCGGAGTGGATACCACAGAAGAGGACTGTAGCTTATCAGTGAGGGGAACTACGATAGTATAAAACCCTTTCAGTATaacctacatacagtataacagtTCAACAGGAGCACAAACGATGTCCTCGCTACAGTGGCAGCTCCATGTATGAGAGTTCATCAGTGTAACTACTGAAAGGATGTGGTTCTTTTCTTATGGAGGTGATGGGGACAGGTGCCTCTTCAGTAAGAATGTTGCTGTAAAGACGGAGACTGTTTAGCTAGAAACGGGGAGACAGAGATGTTGGCAGAAAGAAATGAATCTCTTGTGTCCTCTGAGGAATCTCGTGTCGTTCCCACAGCGCGACCAACACGCAAACAGAGAGCCATTGTCCCAGCAcacactgtttgtctttctgtgctTGTGAGGACTGTTCATTTTAACACTATCTCTGCCTGCTGCAtccaaaaacaaatgttttaaagtgaagGGCAATAATAATGAATTTGCACGTATTGTACATGTTAGTGCTAATTCTATATTTGTTTTGCACACTTATAACATAGTTAATTTCCTAGATTGTCTCTGATCTCTTGGAGATGCAGCTGATTGATAAgtttattaattgattatcaACAGAGAATAAAACTGCATCTATGAATTAACATTGGCAcctaaaaaacatttagtttgaataTTGGATAGATTAAGATCCTGGGAGACTTTTCAGTAGTCGTTTTCATTTAAATCTCTCCACAGTTTCATTCAGAATCAGAAAAACTATGTCAATTCATTTGTgattgaatttaatttgaaaaccctaaccctaaccctgcgTGCAGGAGTGGACTCCAGAGGCCAGTCGTTCCATCAGCAGGAAGGAGCGAGGTGGACAATCTGAGGAGAACGTGGTCACCCTCACCAACATCGTCCCCTCAGGTGGAGACATCACTACGGACACGGGCAGGTAGGAGGTCACCTCACTCAGCTTTATTACCATATGGTCACTGTAAGACTGACTTCAAAGGCTAACGTTATCATTCTTCACAAACTGATGCTCTCATCATTGCTCTAAGTAAGATACAAAGTTGGATACCCAACATACATGAACACATGAAATGCTAAAATAGAAAAtgcagactgtgtgtttttactgtaaacgtgtgtgtatgtgtgcataccTGTGGGCTCTTAAGTTCAGACTTCACTCCAAACTGCAATTTTCCATTTTCGACCCACTTGTGCGTGTGCGATACAGAGATAGAGGCGTGTAGCATGTAGCTTGTTACCTTGTAGTCACCCTGAGGAGTTAACATCCTGTACATAACACACTCTAATTAGTAGCTAGAAAGCTgactcagtctgtgtgtgtgcgtgtgtgttacaGACTGTTACCAGCCGGTGTTCACGCTCCCCTAGCATTATGTTTTCTCAGTAGcaacaaactgtaaatcacCTGCTGTGCTTCTCTATGAAATCCCATCATGTCTGCTGCCGACAGAGCTGCTCGTCtttttttgaatctttaaaACATGATTCAAGAGTCAGAAATTTGTAGTCAGAACCAGTATCATGTTACTGGAGTGTAATTACATACACGCATTTTTGTTCTGCCACAGTATGTGGAGTCTGAATAAGCTTGTTTCCAAACAACGACTTTTCTTCCTCACTGCTCAGTAatttttctgtgatttcacgttcatctttttaaaatgtttcagtttccaCTGTTGCACAGTAAAACGGGTGGTGAAAGAGCAACAACATGGTttttctgtcaaaaaaaaagatAACCAGTGTTAGGTGGATAGCAGATTGAAAAACTCAACCTTGAATCTATAAGACTAATATGaatcataatcatcatcacaATGAACAAACATGCAGTCCCGTTATTTTTAGGTTATACTAGAATCATTAAGCTTTTGGATCATGTCCACACGGACATGACTGCAGTTAACAGCTGATTATATCTGAATTGTTAATCACAAAATGTTTCATAAGCAAATAGATTTATCAGCTAGATTTCCAatcttttgctctctctctctccttcctcctctcagGTATTCATCAGACTGGTCAGACGAGGAAAGTCCTAAGAAGGTGCTGGCGGTGAATGGCGTGGGGGAGGCAGAGGACGAAGAGGAGCAGGTAGAGGCGGTGCGAGTCCGAGCGCTCTATGATTACACGGGCCAGGAGGCTGATGAGCTCAGCTTTAAAGCAGGTATTAACCCTTACTAATGCTTACGGACCTGAGGCATCACGGGGGaaatcagttttacttttatgatattgtttcatacattttaagCTGCACTAAAAAAAGGTTTCTGCAGGAGAGCGTCATTTCCAATTCATACAGCCTATTATCTCAACAGCAATTTTATGAAAATACATAAGCACAAGAACATAATATGATCTGTAAATCCTAGAAAAACagtttatatttcatatttatagaaattgtttctttttctttttgttcactgtgatgCCTCGTCTTAACACGTTTACACACACTCATGTCAAACACATTGTTTCAGTCATGAGTGGAGTAAGACTGTAATGCAACTTTCACAGCTTTGTACTTTCACTCACTTTTGACCTAGAAGCATGCCCTTGTTGTCTAAGGTTAACCAGGACGCTCTGTTGTGTGGCTCTGACCTGTCACACTGTTGTAGCCTCAGTCTGTTCTCTCAATGGGAGGCACATGAGCTAATGGGACCCGATGGCACCACAGAGGGAGAGACCTTAGTTTGGAAATGCTTAACTCAGCTCAGCTCCAGGAACCATGGACAGATTAACCTCCTGAAGGGCCCAGAGATAAAAACTTGTTCTTCCCCTCGACTATAATGGCAGTTTAATTAGTACACTAGGCACCTAGAAACCAAGCAGCACTCAGCAGTTAATTAATTGATTAGGTAGATTaggtaaatatatatatatatattggcaATAATTCTGATTATTGCTCAACTCTTGGTCATGTTTGtaagtaaaaatgtcaaatagtCACTGGTACGAGCTTCTCAGAAGTTACTTTTGTACATTTCCTGTTGTCTGACCAGTACTTCTAACACTAAAACAATCTTTGTGAGGAAGACCCTAGCTTTctaacaaattacaaattaatctaATTCTGTGGACACAAATATTTTGGGGATCTGCTGAGTTACTCTGCCAAAACCAGATCCCCGATAAACGTATTATATGTCATTATAATGAGCGCTGCCTTCCACTCAGTGTACAATGTGCAATGTTTCCAGGTGAGGAGCTGCTGAAGATGGGAGAGGAAGATGAGCAGGGCTGGTGTAAAGGTCAGCTGAGCAACGGCCAGGTCGGCCTCTACCCCGCCAACTACGTCCAGGTTGTTGATTCCTGACGGCCACCACTCTTTAGTCATCAAGCCAATGGTACAGCTACACGCGAGATGCCAGGACCAATTGAAAGCGAATAGTGCTGAAATGTAGACATATCCTCTGTGAAACCACACAGTCAAACTCATCACGgagtcctttttgtttttttgttttttttttagccagtGGACAAGTTCACTTGTTGTGAAAGACTCAACCTGAGGTAACAAAACTGTTGTTTGAACGAAGCCTGGCAGAGAAATCTCCTGAGGAGAAAAACGTGGACATATCTGTATATTCTGAGATGCCACACATTAATTTCTGATGGGACGATTTTTGCTTCCTGTTGGCTGCCAAtcatttatgtttattacatttattctaAGAAGACAAAGACTGTGTGGAGGTGGAATAAGCAGCAAGGAGTAACAACCACAGCTGTCATCAAACACACCTTTAAACATAATTCTTTTTAAAGA is a genomic window containing:
- the pacsin3 gene encoding protein kinase C and casein kinase substrate in neurons protein 3, producing the protein MSSNGDLSDPGSSESFWEPGNYKRTVKRIDDGHRLCNEMVSCFQERAKIEKSYALQLSDWAKRWRCVVERGPQYGTLEKAWHAFMQAADRLSDLHLELRERLAGEDSEKVRNWQKDAFHKQMMGGFKETRDAEDGFRKAQKPWVRKLKEVESSKKSYNQARKEEWTAATRETHAKADPSKSQEEVRKYTTRVERCSQEAEKAKERYQRALEELNRCNPRYMEDMEQVFDLTQEAEGKRLRFFKDVLLDIHTHLDLSAKEGFKDLYRDLGQTIRAANDTEDLRWWRNTHGPGMSMNWPQFEEWTPEASRSISRKERGGQSEENVVTLTNIVPSGGDITTDTGRYSSDWSDEESPKKVLAVNGVGEAEDEEEQVEAVRVRALYDYTGQEADELSFKAGEELLKMGEEDEQGWCKGQLSNGQVGLYPANYVQVVDS